The stretch of DNA GACTTCCGAATCAACGGACACGTCGACGGGTTTTTTCGGGCGACTGAAACAGGGTCTTAGCCGCACCCGCAGCAATCTGGCAGAAGGCCTGGTCAGCCTGGTCAGCGGTCGCAAGACCATCGACGCCGAACTGCTGGAAGAGATTGAGATGCAACTGCTGACCGCAGACGTGGGCATCGAGGCCACTGACCAGGTGATTTCAGCGCTCACTGCCAGGCTGAAGCGCAAGCAGCTTAACGATGCTGACGAGCTAATGTCGCAATTGCGCGGCGAGCTGCAAAGTCTGCTCACCCCCTGTAGCCAACCCCTGATTATCGACGACAGCAAGAAGCCTTATGTCATTCTGGTCGTCGGCGTAAACGGCGTTGGCAAAACCACTACCATCGGTAAACTGGCGCGCCGCTTTCAGCAGGAAGACCGCAAGGTCATGCTGGCCGCTGGTGACACTTTTCGGGCAGCCGCCGTTGAGCAACTGCAGGCCTGGGGTGAGCGCAATCAAGTACCTGTGGTCGCGCAGGCCACCGGCTCCGACAGCGCATCCGTCATCTTTGATGCTTACCAGTCAGCCAAAGCACGTGGCATCGACGTGCTGATTGCCGACACCGCTGGCCGACTGCACAACAAGTCCAATCTGATGCAGGAGCTTGAGAAAATCGTCCGCGTGCTCAAAAAGCAGGATGAATCACTGCCACACGAAGTGCTGCTGGTGCTGGACTCAACCACCGGCCAGAACGCGCTGAGTCAGGCCAAAGCCTTTAACGATTCAGTTTCGGTGACCGGCCTGTGCCTGACCAAACTGGATGGCACGGCCAAGGGCGGCATGGTGTTTGCCATCGCCAAAGCCCTGCAATTGCCTATTCGCTTCATTGGCGTGGGCGAGCAGGCCGAAGATCTGCGACCTTTTGATGCCGATGATTTTGTGGCGGCCCTGTTCAGCAACCGGGATGACGATGATCAGGTTTGACGACGTCAGCAAGCGCTATCCGGGCGGACACGAGGCCCTGAAGCAGGTCTCCTTTGAGATGGCCCGCGGCGACATGGTCTTTCTGACCGGACGCTCCGGTGCCGGCAAATCTACATTGCTCAAACTGCTGATGCGCTCGGAACCGCTGAGTCAGGGTCAGATTCTGGTGGGCGGGCGCAATATCAACAGACTGTCTGCCAATCAGATACCCTTTTACCGCCGCCGCATTGGTGTAGTTTTTCAGGATCACCAACTGCTGTATGACCGCAGCGTCTTTGACAATGTGGTGCTACCCCTGCAGATCGATGGTTTTGAGCGTCGCGAGGCAGCACGCAGAGTGCGCGCCGCGCTGGACAAAGTCGGCCTGCTCGACAAGGAAAAAATGAATCCCATCGCCCTGTCCGGGGGAGAGCAGCAGCGGGTCGGCATCGCTCGCGCCGTGGTTAACCGTCCAACCATCCTGCTGGCGGACGAACCCACCGGCAACCTTGATCCGGAGCTGGCTGCTGAAATCATGCACCTGTTTGAACAGTTCAATCAGATTGGCGTCAGTATGCTGATTGCCAGTCATGACCTGTCACTGATCACGCGCCTGAAACACCGTATTCTGACCCTGGACCAGGGGCGACTGATCAACGATGAGCAGCACCCCAGTCGCCATGGAGACGCGCATGGCTAAAACGGATTTACCAAAAGGCGCACGCCGCGAGCGCAGCGAAAAACAGAAACTGGCGGCCTGGCTGGATAATCATCGACATTGCGCCGGTCAATCCTTGCAACGACTGCGTGAGCAGCCTGTTGCGACACTGATGACGCTGGCAGTCATAGGCATCGCTCTGTTGCTGCCAGCGCTGCTGTATGTGAGTGGCAAAAACCTGGTGCAATTCAGTGACAGCCTGGCCAATACCAATCAGATCTCGCTTTATCTGGCAGACAATGCAACCGACAATGATGTCGAGGCCATCGAGGCAAGATTTGCATCCAACCCGCAAGTCAGAAGCATCGTCTACCTGTCTCCCGATGAGGCTGCCATCGAATTCGCGCAATGGTCCGGGCTGGGTGACATCGTCCGGGCGATGGAGACTAACCCACTACCGGGCACGGTGATCATCACACCGAACGATACACGGCTGGAAACCGCCGAAGCACTGGTGTCCATCGTGCGCAATATGCCCGGCGTGGAACGCATACAAATGGACCAATCCTGGGCCAGCCGCCTGGACCGTTTCGTCAGCCTGGGACAGCGTCTGACCTGGGCCCTGATTACCGTGCTGGCGCTGGCCGTACTGTTTATCACCGGCAACAGTATTCGCAGCATTATCGCCAGCAGCGAGGCTGAAATCCGCGTCATGAACCTGATCGGCGCCACCCGCTCCTACATAATCAGGCCATTTCTATATCTGGGCATGTGGTATGGACTGCTGGGCGGATTGCTGGCATGGCTGTTACTGCAGGCATTGCTGGCATTTATCAGTCAGCCCGCCAATGAGCTGCTGGCCTTTTATGGCGAGAACTATCAATTTCGGGGTATGGATGCCGTCGCTACCGCACTGCTGATTGTCGGCAGCGCGATGCTTGGCTGGCTGGGCGCAAAACTGTCGGTCTCGCGCCATCTGCGTCAGTATCAGTAGAAGCTGTGCGCCCTGGCGGCGCGCAACGGTCCGCTTACCAGATTTTAACGCGCACATCCTCAGCCCGATACATGCCATCGCCTTCGCGCACGTCAAAGGCCTCATAAAATTCCGGCATATTGGATAGTGTGCCCCGCACCCGGTACATACCCGGTGAGTGCGGGCCAGTCGTGAGCTGCCTGCGCATGGCCTCCTCACGATACAGGGTGCGCCAGATCTGCCCATATCCCAGAAAGAATCGCTGTTCTCCGCTGAACCCGCCGATCACTGGCGCCGGTTCTCCCTGCAGACTGCGCTGCCAGGCCTGGAAGGCCACCGTCAGGCCGCCCAGATCAGCAATATTCTCTCCCAGGGCCAAGGCGCCCTGAATATTCATGCCTTCAATCGGCTCATAGGCATCAAACTGGTCAATCATTCGCTGCGCACGCTCGCGGAACTGGACCTCATCCTGCTCAGCCCACCAGTCGCGAAGATTGCCCTCACCATCGGAACGGCGTCCCTGATCGTCAAATCCGTGGGTAATCTCGTGGCCGATAACCGCACCAATGGCGCCATAGTTGACCGCCTCATCGGCCTCGACATTAAAAAATGGCGGCTGCAGGATACCAGCCGGGAAGACGATTTCATTCATTGTTGGAGAGTAGTAAGCATTTACTGTCTGTGGTGTCATGAACCACTCTTCACGATCAACGGGCTGACCCAGACGGGCGATGCTGCGCTGAAATTCACAGCGACCAGCATTCATGATGTTCTGCAGCAACTGATCAGGGGCGGTCTGCAGGCACTCGTAGTCTCTCCAGACATCCGGATAGGCAATTTTGGTATTGAGACGAGCCAGCTTGGCCTGTGCCTCGACCTTGGTATCGGCACTCATCCATTCCAGATTGTCGATCGCCACCTCGAACTGCGCCAGCAGATTCTGTACCAGGTCATCCATCCGATCTTTGGCTTCCTGCTGAAAGTGACGCTCGACATAAATACGACCGACGGCAAAACCCAACAGGCGGTCTACCATGTCGACAGCACGGCGGTCTCGCGGTCTCTGGGCCTGCAGGCCGCTCAACTCCCGACCAAAAAAGTCGTGATGCGCCTGCACAAAGTCTTCCGTCAAATACGGCGCCGCCGAGCGGATCAGGTGATAGTGATGATAGTCGCGCCAGGCCTGCATGCTGATGTCGCGGTGCATGTCTGCCAGGGCCTGCAAATAAGTCGGCTGACGGACCACCAGAGCATCAATTGACGGCAGCTCTGTGCTGTTCAGATAACGCAGCCAGTCGATGCCCGGCACCTGCTCAGCCAGTTCCCGCGGCGTCATGCGGTTGTAGGTGGCGTTGCGGTCACGATTCTGTACCCGGGTCCACTGAGCTTCAGCCAGCCGCGTCTCTGCATCGATAATACGCTGCGCAGCCCCTTCAGCATCTTCATGCCCGGCCAATTGCAGTAACTCAGCGATATGCAACCTGTACAGCTCCCGGATCTCGGCAAAGCGGGCATTATCACTCAGGTAGTAATCGCGATCCGGCATGCCCAGCCCTGACTGCGCCAGGGTAGTGATGTAGCTGTCTGACTGGCGCTGGTCCTGACTGACGCCAAACCCCAGCGGCGCGGCCAGACCGCGTCCCGGCGCCTGGGCCCAGAATTCCAGCAATGCATCATGGTCGCTCAATGCGGCGATGGCCTGCAGGTCTGCCTGCAAGGGCTGCAGGCCCAGACTGGCGATCGCCGACTCATCCATAAAGGACTGATAGACATCAGCAATCTTCTGCTGCTCAGCAGTCTGCGCGGCACCAGGACGGGAAAAATCATTGATGATGTCCAGCACACGCTGTTCAGCGTTTTCGCGCAGTTCATCAAAGCTGCCCCAGCGCGAACGGTCCTCTGGAATTTCCGTGCGGTCGTCCCAACCTCCATTAACGTAGCGATAGAAATCGTCCTGAGGGCGAACTGAGGTATCCATATTCCGCAGATCAACACCTAGACCCAACACCTGGCTGTTTGACGTTGAGGCGGCCTGTTGGGTATCTGCATTTTGGCTTTGATCAGTTGCCTCCTGTGAACAGGCAGCTGTTACCAAAAAAGCGCCAGCGACCGTTGCCAGGCGGATGGACCGGATTAATCTGAAACTGGACATAGCTCATCACTCATGTAATAAATAGTGCTAGAATAAGGTCTGTTGAAGGTCAATAAGAGTCAATAAAATTCTGATTCAGCCAATACTGAGGATCAACTGAAACGTATATGGGCCCAGAGAATATGACGACAGGACGAAGTTTACAACTGGTCGGCCCGGCCGTACCGGGTCGTGATCTGACGGCGTATATCGCCTCGGTCAACAGCATTCCGGTACTCAGCGCAGAGGAAGAGCGCGAGCTGGCCAACCAATACTATTACGAAAATAATCTTGAAGCGGCGCGCCAGCTGGTTATGGCGCACCTGCGCTTTGTTGTGCACCTGGCCCGCAGCTACTCGGGTTACGGTCTGTCGCAGGCAGACCTGATTCAGGAAGGTAACGTCGGTCTGATGAAGGCCGTCAAGCGCTTCAATCCGGAGATGGGCGTGCGTCTGGTGTCTTTTGCCGTGCACTGGATCAAGGCAGAAATGCACGAGTTTATCCTGCGCAACTGGCGTATCGTAAAAATCGCCACCACCAAAGCGCAGCGCAAGCTGTTCTTCAACCTGCGCAGTGCCAAAAAGAGCCTGGGCTGGCTGAGTAACGACGAAGCACAGGCGGTCGCCGAAGATCTTGGTGTGGATGCAACCGTTGTCCGCCAGATGGAAGGACGCATGAGCGCCTATGACAAGGCCTTCGATGCACCCACCGAAGCGGACGATGACGAAGCCTATCAATCACCGGCCTACTACCTGGAAGACAGTTCCTCCGATATGGCCCGGGAAATTGAAGACGCCGAGTGGGAAGAGCAGCAGACCAGCAACCTGCACAAGGCCATGAGCGAACTGGATGAGCGCAGTCGCGATATCATCACCAGCCGCTGGCTGACCGATCAGAAAGCCACGCTGCATGAACTGGCTGCCAAGTACAATGTATCAGCTGAACGGATACGCCAGCTGGAGCAGAATGCCATGAACAAGGTGCGTGGCGTACTGACCGCCTGACGCACTGTCGGCATTGATCAAAAGCCGCTGCCTGTTCAGCGGCTTTTTTATTCGGAGAACACCTGAATGTCTGCTGTTTTTATCGCCATTGCTGCCATCAACGGCTTCCTTGCTGTGGGCCTTGGCGCCTTTGCCGCACATGGCCTGCGAGCCCGTCTGCCAGAAGACCTGCTGGCCATTTTCCAGACCGGCGTGCAATACCAGATGTATCATGCCCTGGCGCTGTTTGGTGTTGGGCTACTGTGTCTGCACTATCAGGAGTCCGCCCTGCTCAAGGCCAGCGGCTGGGCCTTTCTGGTCGGCATCATCATTTTTTCCGGCAGCCTTTATATCCTCAGTCTAAGTGGCGTCCGCTGGCTGGGTGCCATTACGCCGATCGGCGGTGTAGCCTTCCTGACTGGCTGGCTGTTGCTGTCAGCAGCCGTGCTGGGCGGTAAGACGGCATGAAGATCACGGTTAATGGCGATGCGGTTGAACTGCCGGCCGCCAGCTCCATCACTCAACTGCTTGAGCATCTGCACATGACAGGTGGCCGGGTGGCCGTCGAACTGAATCAGCAGATTATTCCCCGCAGTCAGCACGCCGAACAGCCGCTAAAGGAAGGTGATGTCGTCGAAATCGTGCACGCCATTGGCGGCGGCTGATGCATTCAGCCTGTAACTGCCTGAACAAGGACCACAACTATCATGACAAATGTTAACTCCCGCAACGACAAGCCCCTGATTCTGGCTGGCAAGACCTACCAGTCACGCCTGATCATTGGCAGCGGCAAATACCAGGATTTTGACCAGAACCTGGCGGCCCTGCAGGCCAGCGG from Pseudohongiella spirulinae encodes:
- the ftsX gene encoding permease-like cell division protein FtsX encodes the protein MSSTPVAMETRMAKTDLPKGARRERSEKQKLAAWLDNHRHCAGQSLQRLREQPVATLMTLAVIGIALLLPALLYVSGKNLVQFSDSLANTNQISLYLADNATDNDVEAIEARFASNPQVRSIVYLSPDEAAIEFAQWSGLGDIVRAMETNPLPGTVIITPNDTRLETAEALVSIVRNMPGVERIQMDQSWASRLDRFVSLGQRLTWALITVLALAVLFITGNSIRSIIASSEAEIRVMNLIGATRSYIIRPFLYLGMWYGLLGGLLAWLLLQALLAFISQPANELLAFYGENYQFRGMDAVATALLIVGSAMLGWLGAKLSVSRHLRQYQ
- a CDS encoding M13 family metallopeptidase: MSSFRLIRSIRLATVAGAFLVTAACSQEATDQSQNADTQQAASTSNSQVLGLGVDLRNMDTSVRPQDDFYRYVNGGWDDRTEIPEDRSRWGSFDELRENAEQRVLDIINDFSRPGAAQTAEQQKIADVYQSFMDESAIASLGLQPLQADLQAIAALSDHDALLEFWAQAPGRGLAAPLGFGVSQDQRQSDSYITTLAQSGLGMPDRDYYLSDNARFAEIRELYRLHIAELLQLAGHEDAEGAAQRIIDAETRLAEAQWTRVQNRDRNATYNRMTPRELAEQVPGIDWLRYLNSTELPSIDALVVRQPTYLQALADMHRDISMQAWRDYHHYHLIRSAAPYLTEDFVQAHHDFFGRELSGLQAQRPRDRRAVDMVDRLLGFAVGRIYVERHFQQEAKDRMDDLVQNLLAQFEVAIDNLEWMSADTKVEAQAKLARLNTKIAYPDVWRDYECLQTAPDQLLQNIMNAGRCEFQRSIARLGQPVDREEWFMTPQTVNAYYSPTMNEIVFPAGILQPPFFNVEADEAVNYGAIGAVIGHEITHGFDDQGRRSDGEGNLRDWWAEQDEVQFRERAQRMIDQFDAYEPIEGMNIQGALALGENIADLGGLTVAFQAWQRSLQGEPAPVIGGFSGEQRFFLGYGQIWRTLYREEAMRRQLTTGPHSPGMYRVRGTLSNMPEFYEAFDVREGDGMYRAEDVRVKIW
- the thiS gene encoding sulfur carrier protein ThiS, with protein sequence MKITVNGDAVELPAASSITQLLEHLHMTGGRVAVELNQQIIPRSQHAEQPLKEGDVVEIVHAIGGG
- the rpoH gene encoding RNA polymerase sigma factor RpoH, whose protein sequence is MTTGRSLQLVGPAVPGRDLTAYIASVNSIPVLSAEEERELANQYYYENNLEAARQLVMAHLRFVVHLARSYSGYGLSQADLIQEGNVGLMKAVKRFNPEMGVRLVSFAVHWIKAEMHEFILRNWRIVKIATTKAQRKLFFNLRSAKKSLGWLSNDEAQAVAEDLGVDATVVRQMEGRMSAYDKAFDAPTEADDDEAYQSPAYYLEDSSSDMAREIEDAEWEEQQTSNLHKAMSELDERSRDIITSRWLTDQKATLHELAAKYNVSAERIRQLEQNAMNKVRGVLTA
- a CDS encoding DUF423 domain-containing protein; this encodes MSAVFIAIAAINGFLAVGLGAFAAHGLRARLPEDLLAIFQTGVQYQMYHALALFGVGLLCLHYQESALLKASGWAFLVGIIIFSGSLYILSLSGVRWLGAITPIGGVAFLTGWLLLSAAVLGGKTA
- the ftsE gene encoding cell division ATP-binding protein FtsE — translated: MIRFDDVSKRYPGGHEALKQVSFEMARGDMVFLTGRSGAGKSTLLKLLMRSEPLSQGQILVGGRNINRLSANQIPFYRRRIGVVFQDHQLLYDRSVFDNVVLPLQIDGFERREAARRVRAALDKVGLLDKEKMNPIALSGGEQQRVGIARAVVNRPTILLADEPTGNLDPELAAEIMHLFEQFNQIGVSMLIASHDLSLITRLKHRILTLDQGRLINDEQHPSRHGDAHG